A stretch of DNA from Flavobacteriaceae bacterium MAR_2009_75:
GTAGATACCGCAGCAAAATGCTTGGCAATATCTTCTTGAGTAGCATGTTTTAAAAACCATTTTTTTATGGTTGTTGCGTTGCTCAAGGTCTCTTGAGTAGTGAATGTCTTAGAAACAACCACAAAGAGCGTAGTCTCAGGGTTAAGTTCTTTTAGAATTTCATGAACATGGTCGCCATCAACATTACTAACAAAATGTGTTTTGAGCTGATTCTTGTAAAACTTAAGTGCTTCGGTAACCATAGCCGGACCTAAATCTGACCCGCCTATTCCTATGTTAACTACATCGGTAAAAGCCTTACCAGAATACCCTTTTCTTTGTCCATTAATAACCTCATCGGTAAATGATTTGATGTGCTCTTTTACCTCATAAACTTCAGGAACTACACTATGGCCATCAACTTCAATTTCGTCATTGCTTTTGGCTCTTAGGGCAGTGTGAAGAACAGCCCTATCCTCAGTTTGATTGATGTGTTGACCAGAAAACTGTTTTGAAATAGCTTCTTTCAATTTAACTTCATCGGCAAGTTCGAAAAGTAGTTGAAGCGTTTCTTCAGAAATTCGATTTTTAGAGAAATCGACCAGAAAATCATTCCATTCCAAGCTAAAACCTTCAGCTCTTGCCTTATCGTTGGCAAAAAAATCTTTTAAGTGGAGTTCTTTTGTTTTACTGAAATGTTTCGAAAGCTTATCCCAAACAGGTAAGCTGGTTGGATCTATATTATGTAAGGCCATATGGGTATTTTAGTGATAGATGGCTAAATTAAACCATATAGCAACTAATAACAACCCATAAAATGTGATTATTCCGTTAAGGAAGCCAGATCTGGAGCTTGAATATCTTCCTCTTCTTGTTTTTCAGGATAAGCTATACAATCAAGCTGCTCTTTTAACGGATTGATATAGGAGAAGTATTCTGGCTGTAATGTTTCAGCTAACGGCTCGGCCTTGGGCAATTCTTCACGAAGTGGGTCTACCTGTCGACCGTTCTTCCAAAAACGATAGCAGACATGAGGCCCGCTAGTATTACCGGTCATACCGACCCAGCCAATTACATCGCCCTGGCGCACAAACTCACCCCGCTTTACCTTTTGCTTCTTCATATGCAGGTACTGGGTCGAATAAGTACCGTTGTGACGTATTTTTACATATTTTCCGTTACCACCTCGTCGGGTAGATTCAGTTACCGTACCATCTGCCGTGGCCATAATGGGGGTTCCCACTGGTGCCGCATAGTCGGTACCTTTATGCGGCCTAATCTTATTACCGTAATAGCGTATTCTTCTTTTGAGATTATATCTTGAAGATAAACGGCCGAATTCAACTGGCATTCTTAAAAAAGTTCTACGAAGATTATTGGCCTCATCATCAAAATAATCTACAATACTTTTTAAAGAATCATTCTCGTAAGCAAATGCGTAAATAGGCTTGCCATTATGTTCAAAATAAGCTGCTTCTATTTGTTCCGAGCCCGCATAGATTGAATCGTTGATAAATTTTTCTTTGTAAATAATCTTGAATCGGTCCCCTTTTTGAAGCATAGAAAAATCAATCGTCCAAGCATAAACATTAGCTAAATTATGGGTTACCATATAATCAATACCCTGTTCTAATAATGACTCTGAAAGGTTGGTCGTAATTACGCCTGAAACTTCTTTTTCTAAATACTTAACCTGCTTCTTTTCTTTATATGCCTTTACCGAATCTCTTAAATCGACCACGGTATAATTAATTGGGTCATTTTCGTATATAAAAACTTGTGCCGTGGCCGTAGTGTCTTTAGATTTCAAAATGAGGTAAGGTTTACCGACCCTAATCTTACGAACATCGAAAGTATCTCTATACTCTTCGGTAATCTTGGCGATTTTCGGATAATCGACCTTGTGATCCATCATCAATTTACCAAAACTATCTCCGTTTTTTATAGTATCGAGCTGAACTTCAAATTCTTCTAAATTAAAGCCGAAGTGCTTAACAATAGGCTTTTCAAGAACTTCTATTGATGCAATTTCCAACGATTGTTTTTCAACAGTTGTCTTACCGCTCTCCTTACAAGAAAAAGATAGTAGTAATGTGAAAATAAGGCCCCAGTATTTTTGCATTTTAATTATTCGATTTTTCAGGATTAAAGATATGGTCGACCCACTGTTTACCCCAATCATTTAACTCTTGTTTAGTATATATCTCTGGAAAGAATATAACTTTTTGAAAACTTGGTGGCAAATAATCTTTCCAATTGGTGCCTCCGGTAGCATCTACTTGACCGCCATCTTTAGCTAAATACCTATGGGCAGAGCCCATATGCATCAACGGCCAATTGACGTTCGCATTGACATCCATA
This window harbors:
- a CDS encoding murein DD-endopeptidase MepM/ murein hydrolase activator NlpD — encoded protein: MIGVNSGSTISLILKNRIIKMQKYWGLIFTLLLSFSCKESGKTTVEKQSLEIASIEVLEKPIVKHFGFNLEEFEVQLDTIKNGDSFGKLMMDHKVDYPKIAKITEEYRDTFDVRKIRVGKPYLILKSKDTTATAQVFIYENDPINYTVVDLRDSVKAYKEKKQVKYLEKEVSGVITTNLSESLLEQGIDYMVTHNLANVYAWTIDFSMLQKGDRFKIIYKEKFINDSIYAGSEQIEAAYFEHNGKPIYAFAYENDSLKSIVDYFDDEANNLRRTFLRMPVEFGRLSSRYNLKRRIRYYGNKIRPHKGTDYAAPVGTPIMATADGTVTESTRRGGNGKYVKIRHNGTYSTQYLHMKKQKVKRGEFVRQGDVIGWVGMTGNTSGPHVCYRFWKNGRQVDPLREELPKAEPLAETLQPEYFSYINPLKEQLDCIAYPEKQEEEDIQAPDLASLTE